One window of the Podospora pseudocomata strain CBS 415.72m chromosome 7, whole genome shotgun sequence genome contains the following:
- a CDS encoding hypothetical protein (EggNog:ENOG503Q4WN), with product MSRPPSKHLQTQKRTRSGVSLTMTEPDGSEAAYSPTTPSSPTSSHGEHRRSFSLNSIKGRPWRSMSNSNRDRDSTPDSAFRGHVRKLSKSRPYSASPVDGFSRRSSGISEDHIQSLHSRLSFTTADPPSLTPSSSSCSFDWKTQRVEGGCALEPDTSLLKTKTPYLVVTTDYLLKMKSRADAVALIPSLAIEGEKAHHGSPPEPALAIPISTVVAAFYSESIKPSFGIEVWWKGFGGQSFYRSEFFFSLPREQQKMLESITRVIGTKEQDESGSSNKCDDIKPLMQKIQMMEEPVFANKELEIFPVIPRGHTRKEYMPKMEDASKKSQEGSAYYLVIGTYLCYLAEVQRGKAGSSCKHRTFGLVTLNSVVGDWSFHEERFNISFRDPFKTSVTLELASRYYRQIIRILGTADRFIKPNWPQLWQNLEIFSVSGLRNPQYLVSREDYGAIKRTLDAHIAGYRCAPVEWEINWKTRHAPEFRLLPPKHAGLYTGLQLLAVLRALRYNDYFNSLSFKDVDLSMLHGVDDNLGGGINVAYLSRTCIKLTNDEVQLLKTCPVLHQEFHALAYCSETIRQIDFTNCSYELNRGKTADSHYPTLQFLTPILHLLKTGISKCNRLILAHNHLSEHDISNLAETMETGAIRALDISACGLDDMGVRRIVIDPLMERPLPLESLTVAGNYGRLPAYILPDLLQQLPEIRELNLCGSILGDSSDVGPLLPFELLESLQWLESIDITGWLINDETLMDLQRFLMARSWKLDHRQFSAFRRLVLKQCGITGFKAAALFEAVGKDHGLHIGLSNNPIENGIGELAAVIRENKGPAGLDMEMVEFQDEDNYLALIHALTETKYLTVLNMAGTAPAPSPTGVCSSEMVSALHDLFARNTSIRCLDLSGFSGRLDDGQLTKGFGRSLSGLEHNKAMTHLRIRNQNLHDDAGTLGQSLKRNNTLMVLDCQDNNLNLNSFGFLVDSMKINRTIIDFPFTPKERADIWKNVLKGLRPGPRPPQAKTGLHLGKEKKHKDKKDDKDKQPALQPDVQETALWTILEKQFRQLDEHIERNRELLEASSGQVFDFESPASTPIDAGQAGGGFNAGPAGASEWPTLLDLEFDMGTIDLNDSTTPPPAVAGPVGEAVAHDGTILLQSSPDPKSTPATEAPKKEKHRPPPLIRRKTVRSSALDKESRDEPPPTPSYSLIGHVGVGSTMLNAAPDYPPPPPPPPPAMLAAFAGVESPTDTLDPVSEVETPGPDELLPTMAELHIKNYNNISVANNINITTATTKTNTTITTTTITHSSSTSTNNSTRGHRSTPSNQSMDEEEKLREMLSQYRGGFMVGGFTD from the exons ATGTCGAGACCACCATCCAAACATTTACAAACCCAGAAAAGGACGAGATCGGGCGTTTCTCTCACCATGACGGAGCCGGATGGATCTGAAGCAGCCTACAGCCCCACGACCCCGAGTTCCCCGACGAGTTCTCATGGCGAACATCGAAGAAGTTTTTCTCTCAACTCGATCAAAGGACGGCCATGGCGCTCCatgagcaacagcaacagagaCCGAGATTCTACACCAGACTCGGCGTTTAGGGGCCATGTGAGGAAATTATCCAAATCACGACCATATTCGGCATCTCCAGTCGATGGCTTCAGTCGACGTAGCTCAGGCATTTCCGAGGATCACATCCAAAGTCTTCACAGCCGGTTGTCGTTCACCACAGCAGATCCCCCGAGTCTCACCCCAAGTTCGTCATCATGTTCCTTCGACTGGAAAACTCAAAGAGTAGAGGGGGGATGTGCGCTGGAACCGGATACAAGTCTGTTGAAGACCAAGACTCCATACCTGGTGGTCACAACGGACTATCTTCTCAAGATGAAAAGCCGTGCCGACGCAGTGGCATTAATTCCATCATTGGCCATTGAAGGCGAGAAAGCGCACCATGGCTCCCCCCCGGAGCCTGCTCTCGCCATCCCTATATCGACTGTTGTGGCAGCCTTCTACTCGGAAAGCATCAAGCCGTCGTTTGGAATCGAAGTATGGTGGAAGGGTTTTGGCGGCCAGTCGTTCTACCGGTCCGAGTTCTTTTTCAGCTTACCGCGGGAGCAACAGAAGATGCTCGAGAGCATCACGCGAGTAATAGGGACAAAAGAGCAGGACGAGTCTGGGTCTTCGAACAAGTGTGATGATATCAAACCACTCATGCAAAAGATccagatgatggaggagccAGTATTCGCAAACAAGGAGTTGGAGATCTTCCCGGTGATCCCACGAGGACATACGAGGAAGGAGTACATGCCAAAGATGGAGGATGCGTCCAAGAAGTCTCAGGAGGGCTCGGCGTACTATCTGGTCATTGGCACATATCTCTGCTACCTCGCCGAAGTTCAGAGAGGGAAGGCTGGCTCAAGCTGCAAGCACAGGACGTTCGGCCTGGTCACACTGAACTCGGTGGTTGGGGATTGGTCCTTCCACGAGGAGAGGTTTAATATCTCGTTCCG TGATCCCTTCAAGACGTCAGTGACACTCGAACTTGCCAGCCGCTACTATCGACAGATCATCCGCATCCTTGGTACCGCTGACCGCTTTATCAAGCCCAACTGGCCCCAACTTTGGCAGAACCTGGAAATCTTCTCGGTTTCTGGGCTTCGGAACCCTCAGTACTTGGTCTCTCGGGAAGACTACGGCGCCATCAAGCGCACACTTGACGCTCACATTGCCGGGTATCGTTGTGCGCCTGTCGAGTGGGAGATCAACTGGAAGACTCGGCATGCACCCGAGTTTCGACTGCTCCCGCCAAAGCATGCGGGACTGTACACAGGCCTTCAACTTTTGGCTGTTCTCAGGGCGCTCAGGTATAATGACTATTTCAACTCGCTGTCTTTCAAGGACGTGGACCTGTCGATGCTGCACGGCGTGGATGACAATCTGGGCGGGGGCATCAACGTTGCCTACCTGAGCCGGACTT GCATCAAACTCACCAATGATGAAGTGCAGCTGCTGAAGACCTGCCCGGTGTTGCACCAGGAGTTCCATGCTCTGGCTTATTGCTCTGAGACGATTCGGCAAATCGATTTCACCAACTGCAGCTATGAGCTGAACAGGGGAAAGACAGCCGACAGCCACTACCCGACCCTCCAGTTCCTTACGCctatcctccatctcctcaaGACCGGCATCTCAAAGTGCAACCGTTTGATCTTGGCCCACAATCACCTTTCTGAACATGACATCAGCAACCTCGCCGAGACCATGGAAACGGGTGCCATCAGAGCCCTGGACATCTCGGCTTGTGGCTTGGACGATATGGGTGTGAGGAGGATCGTCATTGACCCTCTGATGGagcgccctcttcctctcgaGTCATTGACAGTTGCGGGCAACTATGGTCGATTGCCCGCGTATATTTTGCCTGACCTCCTGCAGCAACTTCCTGAAATTAGAGAGCTCAACCTCTGTGGCAGCATTTTGGGAGACAGTTCGGATGTGGGCCCGCTATTGCCCTTTGAGCTGCTCGAAAGCCTCCAGTGGCTTGAGTCGATCGATATCACGGGGTGGCTGATCAACGATGAGACCTTGATGGACCTACAGCGCTTCCTGATGGCGAGAAGCTGGAAACTGGATCACAGGCAGTTTTCAGCCTTCCGCCGGCTTGTCCTCAAGCAATGCGGTATCACGGGATTCAAAGCTGCGGCATTGTTTGAAGCCGTTGGGAAGGATCATGGCCTGCATATCGGCCTGAGCAACAATCCGATCGAGAACGGCATTGGAGAGTTGGCTGCTGTCATTCGGGAGAACAAGGGACCTGCTGGTCTGGATATGGAAATGGTTGAGTTCCAGGACGAGGATAACTACCTCGCTCTGATCCACGCCTTGACCGAGACCAAGTACCTCACCGTCCTGAACATGGCCGGTACAgcacctgctccttctcctacTGGCGTTTGCAGTTCCGAGATGGTCAGCGCGCTGCATGACTTGTTTGCGCGCAACACTTCCATCCGGTGTCTTGATCTCTCGGGCTTTTCCGGCAGGCTTGACGATGGCCAACTGACCAAGGGATTCGGCCGCAGCTTGAGCGGTCTTGAGCATAACAAGGCGATGACCCACCTGCGGATTCGGAACCAGAACCTCCACGACGACGCAGGCACGCTGGGCCAGTCCTTGAAGAGGAACAATACACTGATGGTCCTCGACTGCcaagacaacaacctcaatCTGAACAGTTTTGGGTTCTTGGTCGACAGCATGAAGATTAACAGGACGATCATCGacttccccttcacccccaagGAGCGCGCCGACATTTGGAAGAATGTCCTCAAGGGCCTTCGTCCAGGGCCACGCCCACCTCAGGCCAAAACTGGTCTCCACTTgggcaaagaaaaaaagcacaAGGATAAGAAGGacgacaaggacaagcagcCTGCGCTTCAGCCCGACGTACAGGAAACTGCTTTGTGGACCATCTTGGAGAAGCAGTTCAGGCAGCTGGACGAACACATCGAGCGCAACCGCGAGCTTCTTGAGGCATCATCCGGCCAGGTCTTTGATTTCGAGTCCCCAGCCTCCACCCCTATCGACGCCGGACAGGCGGGCGGTGGTTTCAATGCTGGTCCTGCTGGTGCAAGCGAGTGGCCCacccttcttgatctcgagTTCGACATGGGCACCATCGACCTGAACGacagcaccacccctccacctgcGGTTGCCGGCCCTGTAGGCGAGGCAGTTGCTCATGACGGGACAATCCTTTTGCAGTCCAGCCCTGACCCGAAATCCACACCCGCGACCGAGGcccccaagaaggagaaacaCAGGCCACCCCCTCTCATCCGTCGGAAGACTGTCCGTTCCTCTGCCCTGGACAAGGAGTCCCGGGATGAGCCCCCACCGACACCTTCCTACTCCTTGATCGGCCACGTCGGAGTAGGCAGCACAATGTTGAACGCTGCACCCGactatccccctccccctcctcctccaccccccgccATGCTCGCGGCCTTTGCCGGGGTCGAGTCACCAACTGATACCCTCGACCCAGTCTCGGAGGTTGAGACGCCCGGGCCGGATGAGTTGCTGCCTACAATGGCTGAGCTTCACATTAAGAACTATAATAACATTAGCGtggccaacaacatcaatatCACCACCGctaccaccaaaaccaacactACTATCACCACGACAACCATCAcgcacagcagcagcactaGCACGAACAATAGCACTAGGGGTCATAGGTCTACCCCGTCAAATCAGAGtatggacgaggaggagaagttAAGGGAGATGTTGAGTCAGTATAGGGGTGGATTtatggtgggggggtttaCTGActga
- the bet5 gene encoding Trafficking protein particle complex subunit BET5 (COG:U; EggNog:ENOG503P30X), translating to MVVYSFYIFDRHTECIYSKSWLPPPAASSTDILPPTHSHPQQPPQQPPQQPTSSILTQKQSSDNAKLIFGTVFSLRNMVRKLGGSDDAFISYRTAQYKLHYYETASNLRFVMLTDVATLSMRNVLHQIYINLWVEYVVKNPLSPVEHKGGEGVRNELFELGLDQFVRGLM from the exons ATGGTCGTCTACTCCTTCTACATCTTCGACCGGCACA cGGAATGCATCTACTCCAAATCCTggctccccccccccgccgcctcctccaccgacatcctcccccctacccactcccacccccaacaaccaccacaacaaccaccacaacaacccaccTCCAGCATCCTCACTCAAAAACAATCCTCCGACAACGCCAAACTAATCTTTGGTaccgtcttctccctccgAAACATGGTCCGCAAACTCGGAGGCTCCGACGACGCCTTCATCAGTTACCGAACCGCGCAGTACAAGCTCCACTATTACGAGACAGCCTCCAATCTGCGGTTCGTCATGCTGACTGACGTGGCGACGCTGAGCATGCGGAATGTGCTGCATCAGATATATATCAACCTGTGGGTGGAGTATGTGGTGAAGAACCCGCTCAGTCCGGTGGAACAcaaagggggtgagggggtgaggaatgAGCTTTTTGAGTTGGGGCTGGATCAGTTTGTtagggggttgatgtga
- a CDS encoding hypothetical protein (COG:T; EggNog:ENOG503NZRP) — MADQETFPPPQRAATYTLPLRPRMDGSDAREFSLGPMAGTPDAQHDPAAVPRGLASPDISVEFAGDHHLDSSSDKPELLHPRSAPPHVQHFQSPLRHHKRTPSVHREIKETLNAHSEYTSDDSDGRSHFRVNQYVIKEEIGRGSYGAVHLATDQFGKEYAVKAFSKARLRKRIQSNILRHGPRSLGRFPSRAPFGAPDLPIARLTDQRAKEAQDPLFLIREEIAVMKKLNHPNLVQLIEVLDDPEEDTLYMVLEMCKKGVVMKVGLGESAAPIDEEQCRHWFRDLILGVEYLHSQGVVHRDIKPDNLLLNEDDVLKIVDFGVSEMFEQSTDMKTAKSAGSPAFLPPELCVAKHGDVSGKAADIWSMGVSLYCLRYGKIPFEKFGVLDMYEAIRTEAPFIPEGENPLFVDLMGRLMEKDPEKRITMEELRNHPWVTKNNSDPLLPTDENCTDPVDPPNPLEVNHAFTRRMSHLICVMKAIRKFKSLLSTNPKPPGSPYHHSPRPSDTADFAASILRERQQFLQSPPPHLIPPSTPPQPLLLGIGTGGLDTFSSSHDDAGLGGDLGIVADSPTAADFNIYDRAFDKEVERIKGMKSRDGDGGTTIYHTRFNDPEEKKEGLWGLFNKTAQQQKRKDEGISGFAELVRTAVAREKEKEKESKKGAGGEEEKPVGEGDQGKTE; from the exons ATGGCCGACCAAGAGAccttcccacctccccagcgAGCAGCAACTTACACGCTGCCACTGCGACCTCGAATGGACGGCAGCGACGCGAGAGAATTCAGCTTGGGGCCAATGGCCGGCACCCCAGACGCACAACACGACCCGGCCGCAGTGCCCCGGGGCTTAGCCTCGCCAGACATATCCGTGGAATTCGCTGGCGATCACCACCTCGACAGCAGCTCTGATAAGCCAGAGCTGTTACATCCTCGCTCTGCGCCCCCTCACGTGCAGCACTTCCAGAGCCCTCTGAGGCACCACAAACGGACACCTTCGGTTCATCGTGAGATCAAAGAGACGCTCAACGCTCATTCAGAGTACACAAGTGACGATTCTGACGGCCGCTCTCACTTTCGCGTCAACCAGTATGTCATTAAGGAGGAGATTGGGCGCGGGTCGTATGGGGCCGTCCACCTTGCTACTGATCAGTTTGGGAAAGAATAT GCCGTGAAAGCCTTCTCCAAAGCCCGTCTCCGCAAACGCATACAATCCAACATACTCCGTCATGGTCCGAGATCACTCGGCCGCTTCCCCTCCCGGGCTCCCTTTGGCGCCCCTGATCTCCCCATTGCCCGGTTGACAGACCAGCGAGCAAAGGAAGCGCAGGACCCCCTCTTTCTTATTCGTGAAGAGATCGCCGTCATGAAAAAGCTCAACCATCCCAACCTAGTCCAGCTCATTGAGGTGCTCGACGACCCCGAAGAAGACACCCTGTACATGGTGCTGGAGATGTGCAAGAAGGGTGTTGTCATGAAAGTTGGTTTGGGCGAGTCAGCCGCGCCGATTGATGAAGAGCAGTGTAGGCATTGGTTCAGGGACTTGATCCTGGGTGTTGAATACC TGCATTCTCAGGGTGTAGTCCACAGGGATATCAAACCCGACAACTTGCTCCTCAACGAAGACGACGTTCTCAAAATTGTCGACTTTGGCGTCTCGGAGATGTTTGAGCAGTCCACCGACATGAAGACAGCCAAGAGCGCCGGGTCACCGGCTTTCTTACCTCCTGAGCTCTGTGTTGCCAAACATGGTGATGTGTCCGGCAAGGCAGCTGATATCTGGTCTATGGGCGTATCACTGTACTGTCTCCGCTACGGCAAGATCCCGTTTGAAAAGTTTGGAGTATTGGATATGTACGAAGCTATCCGGACAGAAGCCCCCTTCATTCCCGAGGGCGAGAACCCTTTATTTGTCGACCTGATGGGGAGGTTAATGGAGAAGGACCCAGAGAAAAGAATCACAATGGAGGAACTTCGG AACCACCCCTGGGTCACCAAAAACAACTCcgaccccctcctccccacagATGAAAATTGCACCGACCCCGTCGACCCCCCTAACCCGTTGGAAGTAAACCACGCTTTCACCCGGCGAATGTCACATCTCATCTGTGTGATGAAGGCGATTCGCAAATTCAAGTCGTTGCTCTCTACGAATCCCAAGCCGCCAGGGTCACCATACCATCACTCCCCTCGCCCATCTGACACGGCTGATTTTGCCGCTTCTATTTTACGTGAGAGGCAGCAGTTTCTTCAGTCTCCACCTCCACACCTCAtcccaccctcaacaccaccccaaccttTGCTGCTGGGTATCGGCACTGGCGGATTGGATACGTTTAGCAGCAGTCATGATGATGCGGGACTGGGAGGGGACCTTGGGATCGTGGCGGACAGCCCGACGGCGGCGGATTTCAACATTTATGATAGGGCTTTTGAtaaggaggtggagaggattaAGGGGATGAAGAGTAGGGATGGGGACGGAGGGACGACGATTTATCATACGAGGTTTAATGACCccgaagagaaaaaggaggggctTTGGGGGTTGTTTAATAAGactgctcagcagcagaagaggaaggatgaGGGCATTAGTGGGTTTGCGGAGTTGGTCAGGACTGCTGTCGCtagggagaaggagaaggagaaggaaagcaAGAAGggggctggtggggaggaggagaagccagtgggagaaggggaccAAGGCAAGACGGAGTGA